A DNA window from Nitrospiria bacterium contains the following coding sequences:
- a CDS encoding cold-shock protein translates to MAKGTVKWFNASKGYGFLSQEDGKDVFVHFSAIQGDGYKSLDEGEAVEFEVTQGPKGPQASNVVRLSSQSR, encoded by the coding sequence ATGGCAAAAGGCACTGTGAAGTGGTTTAATGCCAGCAAGGGTTATGGATTCCTGTCCCAGGAAGACGGTAAGGATGTCTTTGTACATTTTTCCGCGATTCAGGGTGACGGATACAAGTCGCTTGACGAAGGTGAAGCGGTTGAGTTTGAAGTGACCCAGGGTCCCAAAGGCCCGCAGGCGTCGAACGTCGTTCGGCTGTCGTCTCAATCGAGATAA